A region from the Medicago truncatula cultivar Jemalong A17 chromosome 6, MtrunA17r5.0-ANR, whole genome shotgun sequence genome encodes:
- the LOC11443657 gene encoding uncharacterized protein, whose translation MGNCLLGANSDPDTLIKVITFDGNIMEFYPPITVNFITNEFQGHAIFPTNDQSSKPLCQFDELVAGQSYYLLPMTVLSPNNKIDYPSTCATAETGGGGQIIRQGHVRSQSVPTTPLPAPYRMSLDYQYYQGVGLLKRTSTESFSCRTNRSSVNKSTISSSRRSSRKSTGIWKVKLCITPEKLLEILSQEVSTKELIESVRIVAKCGVTAASSGGCGISSTTSIVSDQWSLSSSGRSAPSKVDALVLDI comes from the coding sequence ATGGGAAATTGCTTGTTGGGTGCCAACTCAGATCCAGACACATTGATCAAAGTCATAACATTTGATGGTAACATCATGGAATTCTATCCTCCAATTACAGTCAATTTCATCACAAATGAATTCCAAGGCCATGCCATATTCCCAACCAATGATCAATCTTCCAAACCACTTTGCCAATTTGATGAGTTGGTGGCAGGACAGTCATACTATTTATTGCCTATGACTGTCCTGTCaccaaacaacaaaattgattacCCTTCTACCTGTGCCACCGCTGAGACCGGTGGTGGCGGCCAAATTATCCGACAAGGACATGTTAGGTCTCAAAGTGTTCCTACAACACCTCTCCCCGCCCCATATAGAATGTCATTGGATTATCAATACTATCAAGGCGTAGGGTTGCTCAAAAGAACCTCCACAGAATCTTTCTCTTGTAGGACTAATAGAAGTAGTGTTAACAAAAGCACTATCAGTAGTAGTAGACGTAGTAGTAGAAAGAGTACTGGGATTTGGAAAGTGAAATTGTGTATAACTCCTGAAAAGTTGTTGGAGATTTTGTCACAAGAGGTTTCAACCAAGGAGTTGATAGAGAGTGTGAGGATTGTAGCCAAATGTGGTGTTACTGCTGCTTCTTCTGGTGGTTGTGGAATTTCATCTACAACAAGCATTGTTTCTGATCAATGGAGTCTTTCTAGTAGTGGTAGGAGTGCTCCTTCTAAGGTTGATGCCTTAGTTCTAGACATTTAA
- the LOC11441193 gene encoding DUF21 domain-containing protein At2g14520 isoform X2, translating into MYLIFSFASIQHFKENMSLHEVEIDDEHCCGNHFWVLALLCWVFMFFAAISSALALGLLSFSQVDLEVLVKAGQPHIQKNAAKIMSIVKNEHLVLCTLLMAKSLALEGVSVLMEKMFPEWVAVLLATALISIIAEVIPQALNSRYGLRFGATMSPFVRVLLLLFFPFAYPVSKLLDCLLGKGHTALLGREELKTLVNLHANEAGKGGELTLHETTIIAGALDLTMKTAKDAMTPLSETFSLDINSKLDMHTMGMIMSKGHSRIPIFSGKQTNIIGLILVKNLMFCRPEDETPIKFMTIRRVPRVGENWPLYDILNQFKKGQSHMAVVLKSKENIRTAATNTEGFGPFLPHDYISISTEASNWQSEGSEYYSATLKNAMLQESKDSDPLHRSKQHDTSISLENMESLLGEEEVVGIITLEDVMEELLQYHNKTATSKKRFNRVFQKSFNFSSTKEKFRCISNSIFNSYNYFTKLSF; encoded by the exons ATGTATTTGATATTTTCCTTTGCTTCTATACaacattttaaagaaaatatgagTTTACATGAAGTAGAAATTGATGATGAACATTGTTGTGGAAATCATTTTTGGGTTCTAGCATTATTGTGTtgggtttttatgttttttgctGCTATTTCATCAGCACTTGCTTTAGGGCTTTTGTCTTTCAGTCAAGTTGATCTTGAAGTTCTTGTTAAAGCTGGACAACCTCATATCCAAAAAAATGCAG CAAAGATTATGTCGATTGTTAAGAATGAGCATTTAGTTTTATGCACCCTCCTCATGGCTAAATCATTGGCACTAGAG GGAGTTTCTGTTCTTATGGAGAAAATGTTCCCAGAGTGGGTTGCTGTGTTGCTTGCAACTGCCCTTATCAGTATCATTGCAGAG GTTATACCTCAAGCCTTGAATTCTCGTTATGGTTTAAGATTTGGAGCTACAATGTCTCCTTTTGTTCGAGTTCTTCTCCTACTTTTCTTCCCATTTGCATATCCAGTTAGTAAG TTGTTGGATTGTCTTCTTGGCAAAGGACACACTGCACTTTTAGGAAGAGAAGAGCTGAAAACTTTAGTCAATTTACATGCCAATGAG GCAGGGAAAGGTGGAGAGTTAACACTCCATGAAACAACAATAATTGCTGGAGCTTTGGACTTAACTATGAAAACTGCTAAAGATGCTATGACACCTTTAAGTGAAACATTTTCACTTGACATTAACTCCAAACTTGACAT gcatACAATGGGCATGATAATGAGCAAAGGTCACAGCCGTATACCAATCTTCTctggaaaacaaacaaatattattgGTCTTATCCTG GTCAAGAATTTAATGTTCTGCCGTCCGGAAGATGAAACACCAATTAAGTTTATGACTATAAGGAGAGTTCCCAG AGTAGGTGAAAATTGGCCACTATATGATATACTGAATCAATTCAAGAAGGGTCAAAGTCACATGGCTGTTGTTCTCAAGAGTAAAGAGAACATTAGAACTGCTGCAACTAATACAGAAG GATTCGGCCCGTTTTTACCACATGATTATATTAGCATATCAACTGAGGCATCAAATTGGCAATCAGAAGGATCAGAATATTATAGTGCAACATTGAAGAATGCAATGCTTCAAGAGAGTAAAGACTCGGATCCATTGCATAGATCGAAACAACATGACACGAGTATATCGTTAGAGAATATGGAGTCTCTTCTAGGTGAGGAGGAAGTTGTTGGGATTATAACTTTGGAAGATGTCATGGAAGAGCTACTTCAG TATCACAATAAAACTGCAACATCCAAGAAGAGGTTCAACAGGGTCTTCCAAAAGAGCTTCAACTTCTCATCAACAAAGGAGAAGTTTAGATGCATCTCGAATTCGATTTTCAACTCCTACAACTATTTCACCAAACTTTCCTTCTAA
- the LOC11441193 gene encoding DUF21 domain-containing protein At2g14520 isoform X1 encodes MYLIFSFASIQHFKENMSLHEVEIDDEHCCGNHFWVLALLCWVFMFFAAISSALALGLLSFSQVDLEVLVKAGQPHIQKNAAKIMSIVKNEHLVLCTLLMAKSLALEGVSVLMEKMFPEWVAVLLATALISIIAEVIPQALNSRYGLRFGATMSPFVRVLLLLFFPFAYPVSKLLDCLLGKGHTALLGREELKTLVNLHANEAGKGGELTLHETTIIAGALDLTMKTAKDAMTPLSETFSLDINSKLDMHTMGMIMSKGHSRIPIFSGKQTNIIGLILVKNLMFCRPEDETPIKFMTIRRVPRVGENWPLYDILNQFKKGQSHMAVVLKSKENIRTAATNTEGFGPFLPHDYISISTEASNWQSEGSEYYSATLKNAMLQESKDSDPLHRSKQHDTSISLENMESLLGEEEVVGIITLEDVMEELLQEDILDETDQYIDVHQNITIKLQHPRRGSTGSSKRASTSHQQRRSLDASRIRFSTPTTISPNFPSN; translated from the exons ATGTATTTGATATTTTCCTTTGCTTCTATACaacattttaaagaaaatatgagTTTACATGAAGTAGAAATTGATGATGAACATTGTTGTGGAAATCATTTTTGGGTTCTAGCATTATTGTGTtgggtttttatgttttttgctGCTATTTCATCAGCACTTGCTTTAGGGCTTTTGTCTTTCAGTCAAGTTGATCTTGAAGTTCTTGTTAAAGCTGGACAACCTCATATCCAAAAAAATGCAG CAAAGATTATGTCGATTGTTAAGAATGAGCATTTAGTTTTATGCACCCTCCTCATGGCTAAATCATTGGCACTAGAG GGAGTTTCTGTTCTTATGGAGAAAATGTTCCCAGAGTGGGTTGCTGTGTTGCTTGCAACTGCCCTTATCAGTATCATTGCAGAG GTTATACCTCAAGCCTTGAATTCTCGTTATGGTTTAAGATTTGGAGCTACAATGTCTCCTTTTGTTCGAGTTCTTCTCCTACTTTTCTTCCCATTTGCATATCCAGTTAGTAAG TTGTTGGATTGTCTTCTTGGCAAAGGACACACTGCACTTTTAGGAAGAGAAGAGCTGAAAACTTTAGTCAATTTACATGCCAATGAG GCAGGGAAAGGTGGAGAGTTAACACTCCATGAAACAACAATAATTGCTGGAGCTTTGGACTTAACTATGAAAACTGCTAAAGATGCTATGACACCTTTAAGTGAAACATTTTCACTTGACATTAACTCCAAACTTGACAT gcatACAATGGGCATGATAATGAGCAAAGGTCACAGCCGTATACCAATCTTCTctggaaaacaaacaaatattattgGTCTTATCCTG GTCAAGAATTTAATGTTCTGCCGTCCGGAAGATGAAACACCAATTAAGTTTATGACTATAAGGAGAGTTCCCAG AGTAGGTGAAAATTGGCCACTATATGATATACTGAATCAATTCAAGAAGGGTCAAAGTCACATGGCTGTTGTTCTCAAGAGTAAAGAGAACATTAGAACTGCTGCAACTAATACAGAAG GATTCGGCCCGTTTTTACCACATGATTATATTAGCATATCAACTGAGGCATCAAATTGGCAATCAGAAGGATCAGAATATTATAGTGCAACATTGAAGAATGCAATGCTTCAAGAGAGTAAAGACTCGGATCCATTGCATAGATCGAAACAACATGACACGAGTATATCGTTAGAGAATATGGAGTCTCTTCTAGGTGAGGAGGAAGTTGTTGGGATTATAACTTTGGAAGATGTCATGGAAGAGCTACTTCAG GAAGATATATTGGATGAAACTGATCAATACATTGATGTCCATCAAAA TATCACAATAAAACTGCAACATCCAAGAAGAGGTTCAACAGGGTCTTCCAAAAGAGCTTCAACTTCTCATCAACAAAGGAGAAGTTTAGATGCATCTCGAATTCGATTTTCAACTCCTACAACTATTTCACCAAACTTTCCTTCTAACTAA
- the LOC11438769 gene encoding DNA-directed primase/polymerase protein: MSSSKNNNNMNDVDRLFACFKCGISPPKSALIERKRRKRKLENNGFAAESPNQGSIGREEKTPLSRIKTTNLESSIEKLKSAIAKTKSCSNRKQISPVVFYGSPHGVPPKKPTRLWRLLHEIRIDLSQRNKQNIRKEVWFTFPRQDEAINFAKGQEDVHLFSYQNHFNGQRRFLVSTYTEFWRRYKNMDSKFRHHYEVIQEGLPCHLYFDLEFNRKVNVGKNGDEMVDLLISVVLEALHEKYEIHGDHDWIVELDSSTEDKFSRHLIIRIPKAAFKDNSHAGAFVSEICSRILNARGKDKSYEKLFIAKDSSTNESASQLFVDTAVYTRNRCFRLHLSSKAGKSSILLPTERFKCKNLSEEDMFMASLICNMDADCGKLLVCKPDLDCVKTLHFDTELNGNVGHSVQSHTEFALNTCTSDVSTTYFMGKSPFPRLEEFILSVASVGNIPGKIHSWYLFSEFGLMVYSMIKNRYCERIGRPHKSNNVIYVVDLRMAVYYQKCHDPDCRGYRSSSRPIPVHVLANPSVVIGSSGMLDDKHSEDEQGHQPNDNKPNFLQYEDTVEDNYSDSWWLEAIKVVEEVENKKTATELCSKEAIDDGDEEWWLAVESTASQVELTYTSTNSECSQHNSARQ, translated from the exons atgtCATCAtcaaagaacaacaacaacatgaacGATGTTGATCGTTTGTTCGCTTGTTTCAAATGCGGTATATCACCACCCA AATCTGCattgattgaaagaaaaaggaggaaaaggAAATTGGAGAACAATGGGTTTGCAGCAGAATCTCCAAATCAAGGATCAAttggaagagaagagaaaactcCTTTATCACGCATCAAAACTACAAATCTAGAATCTTCAATTGAGAAA CTTAAATCAGCAATAGCTAAAACCAAAAGTTGTAGTAATCGGAAGCAGATATCTCCAGTTGTATTCTATGGTTCACCTCATGGCGTACCTCCGAAAAAACCAACTCGTTTATGGCGTTTGTTGCATGAGATACGTATTGATCTCTCTCAGCGAAATAAACAGAACATAAG gaAAGAAGTTTGGTTTACATTCCCAAGGCAGGATGAAGCAATAAATTTTGCCAAAGGTCAAGAAGATGTTCATCTCTTTAGTTATCAAAATCACTTTAATGGCCAGAGAAGGTTCCTTGTGTCTACATATACAGAATTCTGGCGAAG GTACAAAAACATGGATTCCAAATTCCGTCATCATTATGAAGTGATTCAAGAG GGTTTACCGTGCCACCTTTATTTTGATTTGGAGTTTAATAGAAAAGTCAACGTAGGAAAGAATGGAGACGAAATGGTTGATCTTTTGATATCAGTAGTTCTTGAAGCCTTACATGAAAAGTATGAAATCCATGGAGACCATGATTGGATAGTAGAACTTGATTCTTCAACTGAAG ATAAGTTCTCTCGTCATCTAATAATTCGCATACCGAAGGCTGCTTTCAAGGATAACTCCCATGCAGGTGCATTTGTTTCAGAA ATATGCTCAAGAATTCTAAATGCAAGGGGGAAAGataaaagttatgaaaaattgtttatcgCAAAAGATTCAAGTACCAATGAATCTGCTAGCCAACTTTTTGTGGATACTGCTGTATATACCCGGAATCGTTGTTTCCGTCTTCATCTATCTTCAAAGGCAGGAAAAAGTTCAATTCTTTTGCCAACAGAGAGATTTAAGTGCAAGAATTTG AGTGAAGAAGACATGTTCATGGCTTCCTTGATATGCAACATGGACGCTGATTGCGGAAAGCTTCTTGTCTGCAAACCAGACTTAGATTGTGTGAAGACTCTGCATTTTGATACAGAG TTGAATGGTAACGTTGGACACTCTGTCCAAAGTCATACAGAATTTGCATTAAATACTTGTACAAGTGATGTTTCAACAACATACTTCATGGGAAAGTCACCATTCCCACGTCTGGAAGAATTTATATTATCCGTTGCCTCTGTGGGAAACATACCAG GAAAAATTCATAGCTGGTATTTATTCTCTGAATTTGGACTGATGGTCTACAGCAtgataaaaaatagatattgcGAGCGAATTGGCAGACCTCATAAAAGCAATAATG TGATATACGTTGTTGATCTAAGAATGGCAGTGTATTATCAGAAATGTCATGATCCTGACTGCAGAG GTTACCGATCTTCCTCGCGACCAATTCCAGTTCACGTGTTGGCCAATCCTTCAGTTGTTATTGGTTCATCTGGGATGTTAGATGATAAACATTCAGAAGATGAGCAGGGACATCAACCGAATGATAACAAGCCCAATTTTCTGCAATATGAAGACACTGTTGAAGACAACTACAGTGATTCATGGTGGCTAGAAGCGATAAAAGTAGTTGAGGAAGTGGAGAATAAGAAAACTGCAACAGAGCTATGCAGCAAG GAGGCAATTGATGATGGAGATGAAGAATGGTGGCTGGCTGTAGAAAGCACTGCATCCCAGGTTGAACTGACATATACTTCAACTAATTCAGAATGTTCACAGCACAATTCAGCTCGCCAGTAA